In Sulfitobacter sp. OXR-159, one DNA window encodes the following:
- a CDS encoding ABC transporter permease — translation MAHVGHRLWRGAVCFALALAIWQLVVTLSGVPRFILPGPWLVVQALGVNAALLWQNALWSAGNLALGLGVGIFLGIETALLLTLSRRARWLLRPMLVVAQAVPVFALAPVITLWLGYGMPSKIVTIALVTYFPIASALFDRLMALPAGLGDLSRLSGANRWRETLLLRLPHAVPGLISGLRLAVVYGPLAVLIGEWVGSSRGLGHLMLMANGRGQTALMFAALIVLAALSLLLWTAVEALARWAARRYYL, via the coding sequence ATGGCGCATGTGGGGCATAGACTATGGCGCGGCGCGGTATGCTTTGCGCTTGCTCTGGCGATCTGGCAGCTTGTGGTCACCCTCAGCGGGGTGCCGCGTTTCATCCTGCCGGGGCCATGGCTTGTCGTGCAGGCGCTGGGCGTGAATGCCGCGCTGCTGTGGCAGAATGCGCTGTGGTCGGCGGGCAATCTGGCACTTGGGTTGGGCGTGGGGATTTTTCTGGGCATTGAGACAGCGCTGCTGCTGACCCTTTCGCGCCGCGCGCGCTGGCTGCTGCGCCCGATGCTGGTGGTGGCCCAAGCCGTGCCTGTCTTCGCCCTCGCCCCGGTCATCACCCTCTGGCTTGGCTACGGCATGCCGTCCAAAATCGTCACCATCGCGCTTGTCACCTATTTCCCCATCGCCTCTGCTCTCTTCGACCGGCTGATGGCGCTGCCTGCGGGCCTTGGCGATCTGTCGCGTCTCTCTGGCGCCAACCGCTGGCGCGAAACGCTGCTGCTGCGCCTGCCCCATGCGGTGCCCGGCCTGATCTCGGGCCTGCGCCTCGCGGTGGTGTACGGCCCCCTCGCCGTGCTGATCGGCGAATGGGTCGGTTCCTCCCGCGGCTTGGGGCATCTGATGCTCATGGCCAATGGCCGCGGCCAAACTGCTCTGATGTTCGCAGCGTTGATCGTGCTGGCGGCGCTGTCCTTGCTGCTGTGGACCGCGGTCGAAGCGCTCGCCCGCTGGGCGGCACGACGGTACTATCTGTAA
- a CDS encoding tyrosine-type recombinase/integrase, with translation MPRIAKELSALEVKRLRHTTTNRNATFAVGGVSGLMLQITRNGGRTWLLRVTVGDKRREIGLGGFPDVSLAQARERAREAKDQIRRGIDPVEERKAAQAALVSARRRGLTFSEATDKCLAAKLDAFKNFKHRQQWQNTLQTYAMPELGQLLVDEITVQDVLRVLEPIWQSKTETASRLRGRIETVLSWATVSGHRIGDNPARWKGNLKELLPAASKIAQQKNHPAVKIEDAPRWFQALRQRDGMGARALEFAALTATRSQEVRGAAWEEFDLEAGLWVIPAARMKMEREHRVPLTRDAVTLLASLPRMQDNPLTFPAPRGGEMSDMTLSAAMKRLHVADVSAGRAGFVDRVNNRPAVPHGLRSTFRDWVAERTHFPGDMAEVALAHKIGNAVEASYRRGDMVEKRRAMMAAWADYLTSHQSFRAAVTDRSAE, from the coding sequence ATGCCGCGTATCGCTAAGGAACTCTCGGCACTTGAAGTGAAAAGGTTGCGTCACACTACCACGAACCGCAACGCTACATTTGCGGTAGGTGGTGTCTCAGGCTTGATGCTGCAAATTACCCGTAATGGTGGGCGCACTTGGCTTCTTCGCGTAACCGTTGGCGATAAGCGCCGCGAAATCGGTTTGGGCGGCTTTCCCGATGTATCGTTAGCGCAGGCACGTGAGCGTGCACGAGAAGCCAAAGATCAGATACGGCGTGGCATTGACCCCGTGGAGGAGCGCAAAGCAGCCCAGGCAGCTTTGGTGTCCGCACGTCGTCGCGGCCTGACCTTCTCAGAAGCGACCGACAAGTGTCTTGCTGCGAAACTTGATGCCTTCAAAAACTTCAAGCACCGCCAGCAGTGGCAGAACACCTTGCAGACCTACGCTATGCCAGAGCTGGGTCAGTTGCTGGTTGACGAAATAACCGTGCAGGACGTGCTAAGGGTTCTGGAGCCGATCTGGCAGAGCAAAACCGAAACCGCCTCACGGCTCCGCGGTCGCATTGAGACCGTACTGTCGTGGGCCACAGTGTCCGGACATCGTATCGGCGACAACCCAGCGCGCTGGAAAGGAAATCTGAAAGAGCTTCTCCCCGCCGCATCAAAGATCGCACAACAGAAGAACCATCCGGCAGTGAAGATCGAGGATGCCCCTCGATGGTTTCAGGCCCTACGCCAACGTGACGGCATGGGTGCGCGGGCTTTGGAGTTCGCGGCGCTTACAGCCACCCGATCTCAAGAGGTGCGTGGAGCTGCTTGGGAGGAATTTGATCTGGAGGCGGGACTATGGGTTATCCCGGCGGCTCGCATGAAAATGGAACGAGAACACCGTGTACCACTCACACGGGACGCTGTGACGTTACTGGCATCCCTGCCTCGCATGCAGGACAATCCCCTCACCTTTCCCGCCCCTCGAGGCGGAGAGATGTCTGACATGACGCTTAGTGCTGCCATGAAGCGCTTGCATGTCGCAGATGTGAGCGCGGGTCGGGCTGGGTTCGTCGACCGCGTGAACAATCGTCCAGCTGTTCCTCACGGGCTGCGCAGTACGTTTCGAGATTGGGTTGCGGAGCGCACTCATTTCCCCGGCGATATGGCTGAGGTGGCGCTGGCTCACAAGATTGGCAATGCGGTGGAAGCATCCTACCGGCGCGGTGATATGGTTGAAAAACGTCGCGCAATGATGGCCGCCTGGGCAGACTATCTCACCTCACATCAATCTTTCCGAGCAGCGGTTACAGACCGGAGTGCAGAATGA
- a CDS encoding IS256 family transposase has translation MSIDKKLLDQLMEGRSSGDLFGKEGILAELTKALAERALTAEMEEHLGAEREEGVAEGQNHPPNRRNGSSQKTVTTDSGKVILDIPRDRNGTFDPLLIAKYQRRFPEFDRKIVSMYARGMTTREIQGHIEEIYGFEASPSLISVITEAVMDEVTAWQSRPLEPCYPVVFMDAIRVNIRSDGAVSNKAVFVALAIRPDGTRDVLGLWFQANEGAKFWAKVLNDLRHRGVQDILIAVVDGLKGFPQAIEAAFPETQVQTCIVHLLRHSMSFASYKDRKAVATALKAVYTALDVEAAEAALAEFEESDLAKRYPAIAPSWRRAWNEVIPFLDYPPEVRRLIYTTNAIEALNSKIRRAVRTRGHFPSDEAAAKLIFLALNATSVEWKRSVREWHRVKSQLAIMFEERFPMA, from the coding sequence ATGAGCATCGACAAAAAGCTATTAGACCAACTGATGGAAGGCCGGTCCTCTGGCGACCTATTCGGCAAGGAGGGCATTCTTGCCGAGTTGACCAAAGCATTGGCAGAACGCGCTTTAACAGCTGAGATGGAGGAACATCTTGGGGCAGAGCGCGAAGAAGGTGTCGCGGAGGGCCAGAACCATCCGCCCAATCGTCGTAATGGCAGCAGCCAGAAGACTGTGACCACCGACAGTGGGAAGGTCATCTTGGATATTCCGCGCGACCGCAACGGCACCTTTGATCCGCTGTTGATCGCCAAGTATCAGCGTCGTTTTCCCGAGTTCGACCGCAAGATCGTCAGCATGTATGCACGCGGAATGACGACCCGTGAGATCCAAGGGCACATTGAAGAGATTTACGGCTTTGAGGCATCACCCAGCTTGATATCGGTGATCACTGAGGCTGTGATGGACGAGGTCACCGCCTGGCAGAGCCGGCCACTGGAACCCTGCTATCCCGTCGTCTTCATGGATGCGATCCGCGTCAACATCCGCAGTGATGGAGCGGTCTCGAACAAGGCGGTCTTCGTAGCCTTGGCGATCCGTCCAGACGGCACCCGGGACGTTCTGGGGCTGTGGTTCCAGGCCAACGAGGGTGCCAAATTTTGGGCAAAGGTTCTGAATGATCTACGTCACAGGGGCGTTCAGGACATTCTGATTGCCGTGGTCGACGGCCTCAAAGGCTTCCCCCAGGCCATTGAGGCGGCTTTCCCGGAAACCCAGGTCCAGACGTGCATCGTTCATTTGCTGCGCCACTCTATGAGCTTTGCCAGCTACAAGGACCGCAAGGCCGTGGCGACAGCCCTGAAGGCAGTCTACACCGCCTTGGACGTCGAAGCAGCAGAGGCTGCGCTGGCCGAGTTCGAGGAGAGCGATCTGGCCAAGCGCTATCCGGCCATTGCACCGAGCTGGCGCCGAGCCTGGAACGAGGTGATCCCGTTTCTCGACTACCCGCCCGAAGTGCGCCGATTGATTTACACAACGAATGCCATAGAAGCCCTGAACTCAAAAATCCGGCGTGCGGTGCGAACCCGAGGCCACTTCCCGAGCGATGAGGCGGCAGCAAAGTTGATCTTCTTGGCGCTCAATGCTACTTCCGTCGAGTGGAAGCGATCTGTGCGTGAATGGCACCGTGTTAAAAGCCAACTCGCCATCATGTTCGAAGAACGCTTTCCCATGGCGTAA
- a CDS encoding helix-turn-helix transcriptional regulator produces MSHIYLSDTQVAIRYGVHRSTPWRWTKADKTFPKPVMLTPGCTRWKLADLEAWETAKKGGE; encoded by the coding sequence ATGTCGCATATCTATCTATCTGACACCCAGGTCGCCATCCGCTACGGTGTCCACCGCTCTACGCCTTGGCGCTGGACTAAAGCTGACAAAACTTTTCCCAAGCCCGTCATGCTCACGCCCGGCTGCACACGTTGGAAGCTTGCCGATCTGGAAGCCTGGGAAACCGCCAAGAAAGGCGGTGAATAA
- a CDS encoding helicase RepA family protein — protein sequence MTFIQPANIGLRNPEAINSPPRGENPQEQVHETRADEIRGRLVSLSTIEPVLTNNYMVKGWLDRNCLSMLYGPSNAGKTFVALDIAMHIAVSKSWRGKRVNGGPVLYIAAEGGAGIRNRVAAIKLDRPDMASAPFTLLPLGLDLHGQGDALAICEAMPDKAPALVVVDTLARSMGAGDENTAKDAAMFVRNCDLIREATGAHVMVIHHTGKDEDRGARGSSALRAAVDNEIQVTSEWEIRSRKQRDQEPPEPLHFELRSVALGLDEDGEHVTSAVVDLADPPKPTRKPLRGRNEVAMQALNDALRQGGTKKSGKEWPHNREVVPVDDWRKECGVHGLTTGVSESAARQAFKRAKDKLMDMDEVREFGGYVWRVQGQDDD from the coding sequence ATGACGTTTATCCAACCCGCAAACATCGGCTTGCGTAACCCGGAGGCGATCAATTCTCCGCCGCGTGGTGAAAACCCTCAAGAGCAAGTGCATGAAACGCGCGCGGACGAAATCAGAGGTCGCCTCGTAAGCCTTTCGACAATCGAACCAGTGTTGACCAACAACTACATGGTCAAAGGTTGGCTGGATCGGAATTGCCTGTCTATGCTCTATGGCCCATCTAACGCGGGCAAGACGTTTGTGGCTCTCGATATTGCCATGCACATCGCTGTGAGCAAGTCATGGCGCGGTAAGCGCGTGAACGGCGGCCCGGTTCTCTACATCGCTGCTGAGGGTGGGGCGGGTATCCGCAACCGCGTTGCTGCAATCAAGCTTGACCGCCCTGACATGGCGTCTGCACCGTTCACCCTCCTGCCTCTCGGATTGGACCTGCACGGGCAAGGTGACGCCCTGGCAATCTGTGAGGCCATGCCCGACAAAGCGCCTGCCCTGGTGGTGGTCGATACGTTGGCTCGGTCTATGGGCGCGGGAGATGAGAACACGGCCAAGGACGCGGCCATGTTTGTGCGTAACTGCGATCTGATCCGCGAGGCCACGGGGGCGCACGTCATGGTCATCCATCACACGGGCAAGGATGAGGATCGTGGGGCGCGTGGTTCCTCTGCCCTCCGGGCGGCCGTGGATAATGAAATCCAGGTCACCTCAGAATGGGAAATCCGATCACGCAAGCAACGCGATCAAGAGCCGCCTGAGCCACTGCATTTCGAGCTTCGCTCGGTGGCCCTTGGTCTGGATGAGGATGGGGAGCACGTTACAAGCGCAGTGGTGGATCTAGCTGACCCTCCTAAGCCCACGCGCAAGCCGCTTAGGGGCAGGAATGAGGTGGCGATGCAAGCGCTTAATGACGCGCTGCGCCAGGGCGGCACGAAAAAGAGCGGCAAAGAATGGCCTCATAACCGGGAGGTCGTTCCTGTGGATGATTGGCGCAAAGAGTGTGGCGTTCATGGGCTGACAACGGGTGTAAGTGAAAGCGCCGCCCGTCAAGCGTTTAAGCGGGCCAAGGATAAGCTGATGGACATGGATGAGGTGCGTGAGTTTGGCGGCTACGTTTGGCGAGTGCAAGGTCAGGACGATGACTGA
- a CDS encoding HGGxSTG domain-containing protein: MTTNAQANSSEPERHWWRKCPFTAGWHHSKQLACVLCLEGSCKRLKEIGLDEQYRPLPDDRLPSCGAKLRNGAACEAKVVPGKRRCQSHGGLSTGPRTSDGRKRIAAAQRDRWARWRAGDQKREDMYPSPGMKP; encoded by the coding sequence ATGACCACAAATGCTCAGGCCAACTCATCAGAACCAGAGCGCCATTGGTGGCGCAAATGCCCGTTCACGGCCGGATGGCACCACAGTAAACAGCTAGCGTGCGTCCTATGTCTTGAAGGCAGCTGTAAGCGCCTCAAAGAAATCGGCCTCGATGAGCAATATCGACCTCTGCCTGATGACCGACTTCCGAGCTGCGGTGCCAAGCTTAGAAACGGTGCTGCGTGCGAAGCAAAGGTTGTCCCCGGAAAGCGACGCTGCCAGTCCCATGGAGGGCTCTCGACAGGGCCAAGGACGTCCGACGGACGGAAACGTATTGCGGCGGCTCAGCGCGATAGATGGGCACGATGGCGTGCAGGCGATCAAAAGCGAGAAGACATGTACCCCAGCCCCGGAATGAAACCCTAG
- the tnpC gene encoding IS66 family transposase produces the protein MSDLPPIDISAIPESQREAVLAVLRENKSLKQETTGLQTKTSELEVLVKRLEHLIAELKNATHGKRSEKLSEDERQLAFEDLEVAVAEVETQQAEQTPSEARPRKAARRNRGNLPEDLPRVERVVEPQSLNCPCGCGEMHRIGEDRTERLDIIPAQLRVIVTVRPKYACRSCAEGITQAPAPAHLIEGGLPTEGAIAHVLVSKFSDHLPLYRQSQILARSGIDIHRSTLADWVGTAAFHLSPVVDRLAEHLKKSGKLFMDETTAPVLDPGRGRTKTGYLWALARDDRGWGGDDPPGVVFTYAPGRAGQNAEQILQGFDGTLQLDGYAGYNRLTRPSRKGGAPITVAYCWAHARRKLKEVFDRDGSEIAAEGLRRIAEFYRIESEIRGMGPGQRLSARQTRTAPLVAEFGEWLQSQRRRISSKSRLGEKLTYIHRQWSGLQTFLHDGRVEIDSNAVENLIRPIALTRKNALFAGHDEGGHAWGRIASLIATAKVNDVEPFAYLKATLEAIASGYPANRIDDLLPWNFQPSS, from the coding sequence ATGTCCGACCTGCCGCCCATCGATATATCTGCCATCCCCGAGAGCCAGCGTGAAGCTGTCTTGGCGGTGCTGCGCGAGAACAAATCGCTGAAGCAAGAGACGACCGGGCTACAAACCAAAACATCTGAGCTGGAAGTTTTGGTTAAGCGTCTGGAGCACCTCATTGCCGAGCTCAAGAACGCCACACATGGCAAGCGCTCGGAGAAGTTAAGCGAGGATGAACGGCAGCTGGCTTTTGAAGACCTTGAGGTTGCCGTCGCTGAAGTTGAGACTCAGCAAGCTGAGCAGACGCCCTCAGAGGCACGGCCTCGCAAAGCTGCCCGACGCAACCGTGGCAATCTTCCCGAAGACCTTCCACGGGTTGAGCGGGTGGTCGAGCCTCAGAGTTTGAACTGCCCCTGCGGGTGTGGCGAGATGCACCGTATAGGTGAAGACCGCACCGAGCGGCTGGATATCATTCCAGCGCAGCTGCGTGTCATCGTCACCGTTCGCCCCAAATATGCTTGCCGTTCCTGCGCTGAAGGTATCACGCAGGCCCCGGCTCCTGCGCATCTGATCGAAGGCGGGTTGCCGACTGAGGGCGCCATCGCACATGTGCTTGTCAGCAAATTCTCAGACCATTTGCCGTTGTATCGTCAAAGCCAAATCCTTGCCCGCTCCGGCATCGATATCCACCGCAGCACTTTGGCCGATTGGGTCGGCACAGCGGCTTTCCATCTGAGCCCTGTCGTGGACCGCTTGGCTGAGCATCTAAAGAAGTCCGGCAAGCTATTTATGGATGAGACAACGGCCCCCGTCCTGGACCCAGGTCGAGGCCGCACGAAGACAGGATACCTTTGGGCACTGGCGCGCGACGACCGAGGATGGGGTGGAGATGATCCGCCAGGCGTTGTCTTCACTTATGCCCCGGGTCGTGCAGGGCAGAATGCAGAACAGATCTTGCAGGGCTTTGACGGCACTCTGCAACTGGACGGCTATGCTGGCTACAACCGGCTCACGCGCCCGTCGCGGAAAGGTGGCGCGCCGATCACTGTCGCGTATTGTTGGGCACACGCACGCCGCAAGCTGAAAGAGGTCTTTGATCGAGACGGCTCAGAGATCGCCGCAGAAGGGCTGCGTCGGATCGCAGAGTTCTACCGCATTGAAAGCGAGATCCGTGGGATGGGTCCGGGTCAGCGCCTCTCGGCACGTCAGACCCGCACGGCGCCATTGGTTGCAGAGTTCGGCGAGTGGCTTCAGAGCCAACGGCGCCGGATCTCCTCGAAGTCCCGTCTCGGCGAGAAGTTGACCTATATCCATCGGCAATGGAGCGGGCTGCAGACCTTCCTGCACGACGGCCGGGTCGAGATCGACTCCAATGCAGTCGAGAACCTGATCCGCCCAATTGCATTGACACGAAAGAATGCGCTTTTTGCCGGTCACGACGAAGGTGGCCACGCCTGGGGCCGCATCGCGTCTCTCATCGCGACCGCGAAGGTCAATGATGTCGAACCGTTCGCATACCTCAAAGCGACCCTTGAAGCGATTGCGTCAGGTTATCCTGCCAATCGCATCGACGACCTACTTCCGTGGAATTTCCAGCCGTCAAGCTGA
- the istA gene encoding IS21 family transposase: protein MYTVDLYLKVRHAHFQDGLSGRQIARDFGISRDSVAKMLAYSEPPGYRRTAPIRRPKLDAFTSQMDQWLAEDRSRPRKQRHTAKRIFERLRDECGFDGSYTIVKDYVRDRKRTGKEMFVPLSHPPGHAQADFGEALVVIGGVEQKAHFFALDLPHSDACYIRAYPAANTEAWLDGHAHAFAFFGAVPQSVLYDNDRCLVARILPDGSRQRTQRFSAMLSHYVIRDRYGRPGKGNDKGAVEGLVGYGRRNFMVPIPSFPDWHAFNAHLEEQCRKRQGDVLRGHKVSIGERLKADLAAMRDLPGTPFEACELQSGQVTSTSVVRYRGNDYSVPVAYGHRAVWIKGFVTRVVIGCGAEVIAEHSRSYDTGDMVFDPLHYLALIERKIMSFDQAAPLQGWELPEAFKTLRRLLEARQGKAGKREYVQVLRLLERFEIDVLHLAVKDALRMGAVSFDAIKHLILCRVEQRPPRLDLDVYPFLPRTNITTTSAASYMSLLAGGGA, encoded by the coding sequence ATATACACCGTGGACTTGTATTTGAAGGTGCGTCACGCTCATTTCCAGGATGGATTGAGCGGGCGTCAGATTGCCCGGGATTTTGGGATCAGCCGGGACAGTGTTGCGAAGATGTTGGCCTATTCGGAACCGCCGGGATATCGGCGGACAGCGCCGATCAGGCGCCCGAAGCTGGATGCGTTCACCAGCCAGATGGACCAATGGCTTGCTGAAGACAGGAGCCGCCCTCGCAAGCAGCGTCACACCGCCAAGCGTATTTTCGAGCGGTTGCGGGACGAGTGCGGTTTTGATGGCAGCTACACCATCGTCAAGGATTACGTTCGAGACCGGAAGCGGACCGGCAAGGAGATGTTCGTGCCGCTGAGCCATCCGCCCGGTCATGCACAGGCCGATTTTGGTGAAGCGCTTGTCGTGATCGGCGGCGTCGAGCAGAAGGCACACTTCTTTGCCCTCGATCTGCCGCACAGCGATGCATGCTACATCCGGGCCTATCCTGCGGCCAATACCGAGGCGTGGCTTGACGGCCATGCCCATGCCTTTGCGTTCTTCGGCGCGGTTCCCCAGTCGGTTCTTTATGACAATGACCGCTGCCTGGTAGCCCGGATTCTGCCGGATGGCTCCCGGCAAAGAACCCAGCGGTTCAGCGCGATGTTGTCGCATTACGTGATCCGGGACCGCTATGGCCGTCCCGGCAAGGGCAATGACAAAGGGGCCGTGGAGGGGCTGGTCGGCTACGGACGTCGCAACTTCATGGTGCCGATCCCGTCCTTTCCGGACTGGCACGCGTTCAACGCTCACCTGGAAGAGCAGTGCCGCAAGCGCCAGGGTGATGTTCTGCGTGGCCACAAGGTCAGCATCGGGGAACGGCTGAAGGCCGATCTCGCGGCGATGCGGGATTTGCCCGGCACTCCCTTTGAGGCCTGTGAGTTGCAAAGTGGCCAGGTCACATCGACATCGGTGGTGCGTTATCGCGGCAATGATTATTCGGTGCCGGTTGCCTACGGCCACCGTGCGGTCTGGATCAAGGGCTTCGTGACCCGGGTTGTCATCGGCTGCGGCGCCGAGGTGATCGCTGAGCATTCGCGCTCCTATGACACCGGCGACATGGTGTTTGATCCACTGCATTACCTGGCGCTGATCGAACGCAAGATCATGTCCTTCGATCAGGCCGCGCCTCTGCAGGGCTGGGAGTTGCCCGAAGCGTTCAAAACCCTGCGCCGACTGCTGGAAGCCCGGCAGGGAAAGGCCGGCAAGCGCGAGTATGTGCAGGTCCTGCGCCTTCTGGAGCGCTTCGAGATTGACGTGCTGCATCTTGCCGTCAAAGATGCCTTGCGAATGGGAGCGGTCAGCTTCGATGCAATCAAGCACCTGATCTTGTGCAGGGTCGAGCAAAGGCCTCCGAGGCTGGATCTGGATGTCTATCCCTTCCTGCCCAGAACCAACATCACCACCACCTCCGCCGCATCCTACATGAGCCTGCTGGCAGGAGGTGGGGCATGA
- the istB gene encoding IS21-like element helper ATPase IstB — MTDAPELLLAHHLKTLRLPTFLREHDKQARICAAEGVDHVRYLARLTELELIDRERRMVERRIKAAKFPTIKSLDSFDFKAIPSLNKMMVLELARCEWIERKENVIALGPSGTGKTHVALGLGLAACQKGLPVAFVTAAALVHEMMEARDEKRLLQLQRKLAKVKLLIIDELGFVPLSKTGAELLFELISQRYERGSTLITSNLPFEEWTETFGTERLTGALLDRLTHHVNILEMNGESYRLNQSRARLAAANK; from the coding sequence ATGACGGATGCACCCGAACTGCTGCTGGCCCACCATCTCAAAACGCTTCGGCTGCCCACGTTCCTGCGTGAACATGACAAGCAGGCCCGTATCTGCGCCGCTGAAGGCGTAGATCACGTGCGTTACCTGGCCCGGCTGACCGAGCTGGAACTGATCGACCGGGAACGGCGCATGGTGGAACGCCGGATCAAGGCCGCAAAGTTCCCGACCATCAAAAGCCTGGACAGCTTCGACTTCAAGGCGATTCCGTCGCTCAACAAGATGATGGTGCTGGAGCTGGCGCGCTGCGAATGGATCGAACGCAAGGAGAATGTGATCGCGCTCGGTCCCTCCGGCACCGGCAAGACCCATGTCGCCCTCGGGCTGGGACTGGCTGCCTGCCAGAAAGGATTGCCTGTCGCCTTCGTGACCGCCGCAGCCCTCGTGCACGAGATGATGGAGGCCCGCGACGAAAAACGCCTCCTGCAACTCCAGCGCAAACTCGCCAAGGTCAAACTGCTGATCATCGACGAGCTGGGATTCGTCCCCTTGAGCAAAACCGGCGCCGAGCTTCTGTTCGAGCTGATCTCACAGCGCTACGAGCGAGGGTCGACCCTGATCACAAGCAACCTGCCCTTCGAGGAGTGGACCGAAACCTTCGGCACCGAACGCCTGACCGGCGCGCTGCTGGACCGGCTGACACACCACGTCAACATCCTCGAGATGAACGGCGAAAGCTACCGCCTCAATCAAAGCCGCGCCCGCCTCGCCGCCGCTAACAAATAA
- a CDS encoding UTRA domain-containing protein, whose translation MRAARSKALAPNWPTFAPPQWPNFTPPLTIEDIGATYRYALVQSKAELAPSWLRARMALDRDDRVLHLTCMHYADGAPYQHEDRWINLSALPEAEQNDFADVGPNEWLVSTVPFTDAQISFHAITADVAVSDYLDCTKGDALFQTERMTWLEGRTITFVQLTYRRGHRITMQY comes from the coding sequence ATGAGGGCCGCACGCTCCAAGGCGCTCGCCCCAAACTGGCCGACTTTTGCTCCGCCACAATGGCCGAATTTTACTCCGCCGTTGACAATCGAAGACATCGGCGCGACCTATCGCTACGCGCTGGTACAAAGTAAAGCTGAACTCGCCCCCAGCTGGCTGCGCGCCCGCATGGCATTAGATCGTGACGATCGTGTGCTCCACCTAACTTGCATGCATTATGCCGATGGCGCGCCCTATCAGCACGAAGATCGATGGATCAACCTGAGCGCTCTGCCCGAAGCCGAACAGAACGATTTTGCAGATGTCGGTCCTAATGAGTGGCTGGTGTCCACTGTGCCTTTCACCGATGCGCAAATCAGCTTCCACGCCATCACGGCAGACGTCGCTGTCTCTGATTACTTGGACTGCACCAAAGGCGATGCTCTATTTCAGACTGAGCGCATGACATGGCTTGAGGGACGGACAATCACCTTCGTGCAACTGACCTATCGCCGCGGTCATCGCATCACCATGCAGTATTGA
- a CDS encoding HutD family protein, with translation MQIIRQHDLVETPWKNGGGITRNIAQEGDTSGPLWRLSMADVDRNGEFSSFPGMTRILTVIKGDNMMLHRPNGAMLARYAVPMTFDGSTPITATLGQGPIRNFNLMFDTAQCVGKARVVREPGVTDFGRADQTGVLHVIAGHAQVEGAVLDMGDTVISTAMPISFDLPDDAAALIITLRAKD, from the coding sequence ATGCAAATTATTCGACAGCATGATTTGGTGGAAACACCATGGAAAAACGGCGGCGGCATAACGCGTAATATCGCTCAAGAAGGAGATACAAGCGGCCCTTTGTGGCGCTTGAGCATGGCGGATGTCGATCGGAATGGGGAGTTTTCCAGTTTCCCGGGCATGACCCGTATTTTGACCGTGATCAAGGGCGATAACATGATGCTCCACAGGCCGAATGGCGCTATGCTGGCGCGCTACGCGGTGCCAATGACCTTTGACGGGTCCACGCCGATAACAGCCACGCTGGGCCAAGGGCCGATACGTAACTTCAACCTGATGTTCGATACCGCGCAATGCGTGGGTAAGGCGCGTGTTGTGCGTGAGCCTGGTGTCACTGACTTTGGGCGGGCAGATCAAACGGGCGTCCTGCACGTGATCGCGGGACACGCGCAGGTAGAGGGGGCTGTGTTGGATATGGGTGATACGGTCATCAGCACGGCCATGCCGATAAGTTTCGATTTACCTGATGATGCAGCGGCATTGATCATCACCCTGCGCGCCAAAGACTAA